Proteins from one Gimesia maris genomic window:
- the pglZ gene encoding BREX-2 system phosphatase PglZ yields MTLTAPTFSQIKAQVATIQQKSSRADVIGIQSSGRWSDDTRIQDGDQTYLIYQCDSPLACRIAIREPVEKKTTKVLITGLDENELGDDLRYRLAKHKLFNIDPWQMVCSQFNARNVDTRLTHHPWLAETLLELGSRHGFPPARGGFLDAESAWSFLLEHQIQLRGEAPDLTSLLKWTLDHTATQHFRHSTPEFQEATIKWLSEQAGPVARLILQCVQQEQFQQDPLPIGIAMIVLFHQEAQGKLEKACGKFEGRYFKNHSPEPELMQRWISSAREVVRSLQHAAPKRHRQIVQRSDEILKELSAEKYAYLSHSSLLGFEQRLIRFGETLSDMVSRNSWSEISVLQELSESVRKHDLANQDPRQLERLEMSLRLVRWLREESQSHQKDPQSLGAAARFQLETGGFLDWARLQLRHGDAVEVLSQAYLQLFEKVTQVRERQAQHVSQLLADWTSAGSKGNDVIPVEQILEQIVAPLAAEQPVLLIVIDGMSVAVCRELLSNLTRHEWVALAEPNHRFNRPAMAVIPSVTEFSRTSLLTGKLKQGGQNEEKKGFQNHPQLTGSNKNAQPPLLYHKAGLQGPDQSDLAGDLRKEIASSRSVVGVIVNAVDDNLLKGEQLDTRWSREQIQVLPTLLHEARNASRLVVLVSDHGHVLDCQTQHRPGTDETTGGERWRPAGVSPTEGETLISGSRVLSAGQKLVAPWSERIRYTMKKNGYHGGLSPQEMIVPIVVLSSTDEIPTGWSEQPIDTPAWWDEVLPEIEEIKPAAPAKPKRKPVSKTPMLFNDLEDEPETSAPAEAPAVPAWIQSLLKSPVFKDQKRLGGRHLPDDATFTRLLHALDRREGTMTLRALTRALEAPPMRMRGILAKTERVLNVDGYDVIRYDETSDTVELQRDLLLKQFGLED; encoded by the coding sequence ATGACGCTTACAGCCCCGACATTCAGTCAGATCAAAGCACAGGTCGCGACAATCCAGCAGAAATCATCCCGGGCCGACGTGATTGGTATCCAGTCATCAGGACGCTGGAGTGATGACACGCGCATTCAGGACGGCGACCAGACCTACCTGATCTACCAATGCGATTCCCCCCTGGCCTGCCGTATTGCCATCAGGGAACCGGTGGAGAAAAAAACAACCAAAGTGCTGATCACTGGCCTGGATGAGAACGAACTCGGCGATGATTTACGCTATCGGCTCGCCAAACACAAACTGTTCAATATCGATCCCTGGCAGATGGTCTGTTCCCAGTTCAATGCCCGCAATGTGGATACGCGGCTGACGCATCACCCCTGGCTCGCGGAGACCCTGCTGGAACTGGGATCCCGCCATGGTTTTCCTCCGGCGCGGGGCGGTTTTCTCGATGCCGAATCGGCCTGGTCGTTCTTACTGGAACATCAGATTCAACTGCGGGGGGAAGCGCCTGACCTGACCTCACTTTTGAAATGGACTCTGGACCACACAGCGACACAACATTTCCGTCACAGTACTCCTGAATTCCAGGAAGCAACCATCAAGTGGCTCAGTGAACAGGCAGGTCCCGTCGCGCGATTGATTCTGCAATGTGTGCAGCAGGAGCAATTCCAGCAGGATCCCCTGCCGATCGGAATAGCCATGATTGTCCTGTTCCATCAAGAGGCCCAAGGCAAACTGGAGAAAGCGTGCGGAAAGTTCGAAGGACGATATTTCAAGAATCACTCCCCAGAGCCGGAACTGATGCAGCGCTGGATTTCGTCCGCCCGTGAGGTAGTCCGTTCACTGCAGCATGCTGCTCCTAAGCGACATCGCCAGATTGTTCAGCGCTCAGATGAGATCCTGAAAGAACTCTCTGCAGAGAAGTATGCCTATCTGAGTCATTCGTCCCTGCTCGGTTTCGAGCAACGGTTAATTCGCTTTGGCGAAACCCTGTCGGATATGGTAAGCCGGAACTCCTGGAGTGAAATCAGTGTGCTCCAGGAACTGAGCGAGTCTGTCCGGAAACATGATCTGGCGAACCAGGATCCTCGACAGCTGGAACGGCTGGAGATGTCATTGCGTCTGGTACGCTGGCTGCGCGAAGAGAGCCAGTCTCACCAAAAGGATCCACAGTCACTGGGAGCGGCTGCCCGCTTCCAGCTGGAAACGGGTGGCTTTCTTGACTGGGCACGTCTCCAGTTGCGGCACGGTGATGCGGTAGAAGTTTTATCGCAGGCCTATCTGCAACTTTTTGAGAAGGTCACACAGGTCCGCGAACGACAGGCACAGCATGTTTCTCAGTTACTGGCGGACTGGACTTCAGCTGGTTCGAAGGGAAATGATGTCATACCAGTCGAACAGATCCTGGAACAGATCGTCGCCCCGCTGGCTGCAGAACAGCCAGTGTTGTTAATCGTCATTGACGGCATGAGTGTAGCCGTCTGTCGTGAACTACTCAGTAATCTCACTCGACACGAGTGGGTAGCACTGGCAGAACCGAATCACCGCTTCAACCGTCCCGCCATGGCAGTGATACCCTCTGTGACCGAATTCTCCCGGACCAGCCTGCTGACAGGAAAATTGAAACAGGGAGGTCAAAACGAAGAAAAAAAGGGATTCCAAAATCACCCTCAACTCACAGGCAGCAACAAAAATGCACAGCCTCCGCTGCTGTATCATAAAGCAGGGCTGCAGGGACCTGATCAAAGTGATCTGGCGGGAGACCTGCGAAAAGAAATCGCTTCTTCACGAAGTGTGGTAGGCGTCATAGTGAATGCCGTGGATGATAATTTACTCAAAGGGGAACAGCTTGATACGCGCTGGTCTCGCGAACAGATCCAGGTCCTGCCCACCCTGTTACACGAAGCCCGCAATGCCAGCCGCCTGGTAGTACTAGTCAGCGATCATGGTCATGTGCTCGACTGCCAGACACAACACAGACCGGGCACCGATGAAACCACGGGAGGCGAACGCTGGAGACCGGCAGGTGTGTCACCGACAGAGGGCGAGACACTGATTTCAGGCAGTCGAGTCTTAAGTGCAGGGCAGAAACTGGTGGCCCCCTGGAGCGAACGCATCCGCTACACCATGAAGAAAAACGGTTACCATGGCGGTCTGTCACCACAGGAAATGATTGTGCCGATCGTGGTACTGTCCAGTACAGATGAAATCCCGACGGGCTGGAGTGAACAACCCATCGATACACCGGCCTGGTGGGATGAAGTTTTACCTGAGATCGAAGAAATTAAACCGGCAGCGCCCGCCAAACCAAAACGGAAGCCAGTCTCCAAAACGCCAATGCTGTTTAATGACCTCGAAGACGAACCGGAAACATCTGCCCCCGCAGAAGCACCAGCAGTACCTGCGTGGATTCAGAGTTTACTGAAAAGCCCGGTTTTTAAAGATCAGAAACGTCTGGGTGGACGACATCTTCCCGATGATGCCACCTTTACCCGTCTGCTGCATGCCCTGGACCGACGGGAGGGAACAATGACACTGCGAGCACTGACGCGCGCACTCGAAGCACCTCCAATGCGAATGCGGGGTATCCTGGCAAAAACCGAACGCGTGCTGAACGTAGACGGTTACGATGTCATTCGCTACGACGAAACATCCGATACCGTAGAGCTCCAGCGTGATCTGCTACTCAAACAATTTGGTCTGGAGGACTAG
- the brxD gene encoding BREX system ATP-binding protein BrxD: MISPRRREEIIDALRRGTVPQNSLDAFAVGLDHFEPALKEELEKVASSGGVFKAVRGEYGCGKTFFSRWLADQARKQGFASAEVQVSETETPLHRLETVYRRLMERLSTAGTPQGAWRNIVDGWFYALEEDVLSEGQIDEADQQALLERTNELLEQRLAKVTDITPTFSSALRGYRRAQVAGERAIADGILAWLAGQPNVSASAKRYCGVKGDIDHFGALSFLQGVLTVLRDSGHPGLLLILDEVETIQRVRSDVRDKSLNALRQLIDEVDSGRFPGLYLLVTGTPAFYEGPQGIQRLEPLAQRLHVDFQTDARFDNPRAPQIRLPAFSLERLCLVGCKVRDIYQQHAQASERIAELCDDSYVQELAQAVAGKLGGKVGVAPRIFLKKLVADILDRIDQFDDFKPHEHYTLTMTDSELTTVERQAAGATDIDQIELEL; the protein is encoded by the coding sequence ATGATCAGTCCCCGGCGCAGAGAAGAAATTATTGACGCCCTCAGGCGTGGTACCGTCCCCCAGAACAGTCTCGATGCATTTGCCGTCGGTCTCGATCATTTTGAACCGGCACTCAAAGAAGAACTGGAGAAAGTTGCTTCCTCAGGCGGAGTATTTAAGGCAGTCCGAGGTGAATACGGCTGCGGAAAAACATTCTTCTCACGCTGGCTCGCAGATCAGGCACGCAAACAGGGATTTGCCTCGGCGGAAGTCCAGGTCTCGGAAACGGAGACACCCCTGCATCGCCTGGAAACAGTCTATCGCAGGCTGATGGAACGGCTTTCCACAGCAGGGACTCCCCAGGGTGCCTGGCGAAATATTGTCGATGGCTGGTTCTATGCACTTGAGGAAGATGTCCTGTCTGAAGGACAGATTGACGAAGCAGATCAGCAGGCCCTGCTGGAGCGCACGAACGAGTTGCTGGAACAGCGACTGGCCAAGGTTACCGATATCACGCCGACTTTCAGCTCAGCCTTGCGAGGTTATCGCCGGGCACAGGTGGCAGGCGAAAGAGCAATCGCGGACGGTATTCTGGCCTGGCTGGCCGGGCAACCGAATGTGTCTGCCTCGGCCAAACGGTATTGTGGCGTGAAGGGTGATATAGACCATTTTGGCGCATTGAGTTTTCTCCAGGGAGTCTTGACTGTTCTGCGTGATTCCGGACATCCGGGACTGCTGTTGATTCTGGATGAAGTGGAAACCATTCAACGTGTGCGCAGCGATGTACGGGATAAAAGTCTTAATGCACTGCGTCAGTTGATTGACGAAGTCGATTCGGGTCGTTTTCCCGGACTCTATCTGTTGGTAACAGGCACACCTGCCTTTTACGAAGGTCCTCAGGGAATTCAACGACTGGAACCGCTGGCCCAACGTTTGCATGTCGACTTCCAGACCGATGCCCGATTTGACAATCCCCGCGCCCCACAAATTCGCCTTCCGGCCTTCAGCCTCGAACGTCTCTGCCTGGTAGGATGTAAGGTTCGAGATATCTACCAGCAGCACGCACAGGCCTCAGAACGGATTGCAGAGTTGTGTGATGACAGCTATGTGCAGGAACTGGCCCAGGCAGTGGCCGGTAAACTGGGTGGAAAAGTGGGAGTGGCTCCCCGGATCTTTCTGAAAAAGCTGGTGGCGGACATCCTCGACCGCATCGACCAGTTCGACGATTTCAAACCGCACGAACATTACACGCTGACGATGACCGATTCAGAATTAACCACCGTCGAACGCCAGGCCGCTGGTGCTACGGATATAGATCAGATCGAACTCGAGTTATAG
- a CDS encoding DEAD/DEAH box helicase yields MSSFDLLHPALQHHIVNSLGWRELRPFQEAVIPQILAGKHLIVLAPTAGGKTEAAFFPVVSRMLTEEWNGLSVLYICPIKALLNNLDVRLEGYCRLLGRRSALWHGDVKPSARKKILREPPDCLLTTPESLEVMLDSPNVDAQRLFGNLQVVIIDEIHAFAGDDRGWHLLSVLERISRIAGRELQRLGLSATVGNPETLVDWLAGSCKGPRDVFLPLASGSDAADVQLDYVGSLSNAAVVISRLHRGEKRLVFVDSRARAEQLAAELRRLEITTFVTHSSLSQEQRKQAEEAFASRDDCAIVATSVLELGIDVGNLDRVIQIDSPPTVSSFLQRMGRTGRRAGTLRNCLFLATKEEMLIQAAALIDLWSTGYVEPVQPPSLPYHILAQQLMALILQESGIGQRDWFSWLSGVSGFQSISPSQVDQLVSSMLERGILWEDSGILGMGQSGEETYGRRNFMELFSVFLSPPLFSVLYGRQELGYVDEMTFLSKQEGPRILLLGGRAWQVNHIDWQRRKAYVEPTESKGRTRWQGSGQGLNFQMAQSMKQILSTDLNRDYLSQRATQYLTDIREEYAWLDPASSIAIQTGGQEVEWWTYAGSQVNATLARQLSQQTRHDVQFDSFTLTFHQTLKLQDIEVAIKAVCQRDPNEMYPSIEEQAIDGLKFSECLPRELAIEMLEHRLQDSESTQKLFQQPVRFVIQQ; encoded by the coding sequence TTGAGCAGTTTTGACCTTCTCCATCCAGCTTTGCAGCATCACATTGTTAACAGTCTTGGCTGGCGGGAACTGCGTCCGTTTCAGGAAGCAGTCATACCGCAGATCCTGGCAGGCAAACATCTGATAGTCCTCGCGCCCACAGCAGGAGGAAAAACGGAAGCCGCCTTTTTTCCGGTTGTCTCCCGGATGCTCACGGAAGAATGGAACGGCCTGAGCGTGCTTTATATCTGTCCCATTAAGGCGCTGCTCAATAATCTTGACGTCCGTCTGGAAGGCTACTGTCGCCTGCTGGGAAGACGCTCTGCGTTATGGCACGGCGATGTGAAGCCTTCAGCACGTAAAAAGATCCTGCGCGAACCGCCCGACTGTCTGTTGACAACTCCTGAATCACTGGAGGTGATGCTGGATTCCCCGAATGTTGATGCACAGCGGCTGTTTGGTAATCTTCAGGTTGTCATCATTGATGAAATTCATGCCTTCGCCGGAGATGATCGAGGTTGGCATCTGCTCTCTGTCCTGGAACGGATTTCACGAATTGCAGGTCGGGAACTACAGCGCCTGGGACTTTCCGCAACCGTAGGCAATCCTGAAACACTGGTTGACTGGCTGGCAGGTTCCTGCAAGGGGCCGCGCGACGTGTTTTTGCCGCTTGCTTCCGGTTCAGATGCTGCAGATGTCCAACTGGATTATGTCGGCTCACTCTCCAATGCAGCTGTCGTCATTTCCCGCCTGCACCGTGGTGAGAAGCGACTGGTGTTTGTCGACAGTCGTGCCCGGGCCGAACAACTGGCCGCCGAACTCCGGCGTCTGGAAATTACGACTTTTGTGACGCACAGCTCCCTCAGCCAGGAACAGCGGAAACAGGCCGAAGAGGCTTTCGCTTCCCGAGATGACTGCGCGATCGTCGCCACCAGTGTCCTTGAACTGGGCATTGATGTAGGAAACCTGGATCGAGTAATTCAGATCGACTCTCCTCCTACTGTCTCCAGTTTCCTGCAAAGAATGGGGCGCACCGGGCGTCGCGCAGGGACACTGCGTAACTGTCTGTTTCTGGCAACTAAGGAAGAAATGCTGATTCAAGCGGCGGCTTTGATCGATCTCTGGTCCACAGGTTATGTTGAACCGGTACAGCCACCATCTCTGCCTTACCATATTCTAGCTCAACAATTGATGGCTTTGATCCTGCAGGAGAGTGGCATTGGTCAAAGAGACTGGTTTTCCTGGCTGAGTGGCGTTTCAGGATTTCAGTCAATATCCCCCAGTCAGGTTGATCAACTGGTATCATCGATGTTGGAACGCGGTATCCTGTGGGAAGATTCTGGTATTTTAGGAATGGGACAGTCAGGGGAAGAAACATACGGTCGACGTAATTTCATGGAACTGTTTTCCGTGTTCCTTTCCCCCCCTCTTTTTTCGGTATTGTACGGAAGACAGGAACTGGGTTATGTCGATGAAATGACCTTTCTCAGCAAACAGGAAGGGCCACGAATTTTACTGTTAGGTGGGCGGGCATGGCAGGTCAATCACATCGACTGGCAAAGACGAAAAGCCTACGTGGAACCAACTGAATCAAAGGGAAGAACACGCTGGCAAGGCTCAGGACAGGGACTGAACTTTCAAATGGCACAGTCCATGAAACAGATTCTGTCTACAGATTTAAATCGTGATTACCTGTCACAACGGGCCACTCAATACCTCACAGATATTCGTGAAGAATACGCCTGGCTGGACCCAGCTTCTTCGATTGCCATACAAACTGGGGGCCAGGAAGTCGAGTGGTGGACTTATGCAGGTTCTCAGGTCAATGCAACTCTGGCGCGGCAGCTCTCTCAACAGACTCGACATGATGTCCAGTTTGACAGTTTCACACTGACATTTCACCAGACACTGAAACTGCAGGACATCGAAGTCGCGATCAAAGCGGTCTGTCAACGAGATCCTAATGAAATGTATCCATCTATTGAAGAGCAAGCGATCGACGGACTGAAGTTTTCAGAATGCCTCCCGCGGGAGCTAGCAATCGAAATGTTGGAGCACAGACTGCAAGACAGTGAATCCACCCAGAAACTCTTCCAGCAACCAGTCAGGTTTGTGATTCAGCAGTAA